TTCGGCGCCAGGCTTTTAGCCAGATCCAAGGCCGTGTTAGCGACGGGTCTTTGCATCTCCTTACACAAGAGGTCGTTGCAGCGGTCGAGAACCCGGCAGGTACGACGGCATTTGCCGCACTGCGCCAGATGGCGCTGCACACGCAGCTCTTCCGCACGGGACAGCCCTGTTTGCAAACAGAACAGCTCCAGTTCACGGCGGGAAGGGCAAGGAGGTAACGCTTTGTTTTCTTTTGACATGTTTGCTCGGCACAGATTCTCCAATGGGCAAAATGATCGCATTCCATTTTGCTGTCCATATAGTGCGGGCAAACGGGCTCAAGTGCGGAAAAATTACAGCATTTCGTGGAGGTGTTTGCGGAACTCTTTTTTGGCCAGTTTGGCCAGGTATTCAAAAATGGATCGCTCCTGTTTCCGGTATCCTTTTTGCGTCAACTCAGGAAGATAGTATTTTAAATTGCGATAATAGGAGGAATTGTCTTTTTTCTGCAAGAGATCGAAGAGCACATCACGCAGAGCGCGATGATAGATGTGAGCCTTGTCCGGTGCCAGTTTGCGCGTGCGCAGGTACTGTGAATCCATGCGCGACCACATGGTCTGCATAACGATATCGATATAAGATTCCATCTCTTTGGATTCAAGGTGATCCGACGGAGTGGGCACCTGTTCCTGGATCGTCATGTTTTCGCGAAACGCATCAAATTTGATATGCCGGACTATTTTGACCAGCATGTCGATGGAGATGAAATTCTGATAGTCTTCCAGGTCGTGGAGGGTTTGCAGCAGTTTGCGGATGACCACGGATACCGGATCGGTGGGACGATAGATATTCTGAAACCGTTGGTTGAGCAACTCATCGGGAATGGGCGGTAATTTTTTACGCAGATACTGGGCCAGCGGCTGCGTCACTTCCACTTCGGTCTCCGGAGATTTGAGATGGCAGCCGTTGCTGTAAAAAACAAACTCACGCCCCAGATCGTGAAAGGTGTGCAGCTTTTCCGCGCTGCGGATCGCCACTTTGATGTTACGGACGATCTTGGCGCCCTCCGGGTCGCGTTCGCGAAAAATGCGCGACAGCTCCTGTTTGGTTTTCCGCACCACCAGCCGGCGCGTCAGGATCAGCACCTCGGCGTCGTTCACCGGCTGATCGGAGAACTTGGGCTCATAATATCGCTTCAGCTGGTAGAACTGCAGATTTTCGTCACGGCTGAACAACTCTGCCACACAGTCCAACGCCAGATCTTCGAGTTCAAGATCAGATTCCGGACGGTCGCCCGTGATGCGCTTGCCCATCATCTCCTGATACTTTAAATAGCTCAGGGAAATTTTCTGCGTCAGATTGATGAACTCGACCACTTCCGACTGACGGTACTGACCGGAACAGAGGTTGCACACGAGTTGCTTCAAATTGGTTGTCTTCATAAGATTGCGCGTAATTCTACACTTGGTTAGCCATCCATTTTGACCCGTAGCGCCCATCCCAGACTCCCTACCCGACAACAGGACGGCCAGTAAAAATTACGGGCGATGCAGGCGCTTTAGCGGAAGCAGAGGGTACAGGACCACCTTTTTCCTCAAGCAGGTATATCACGACGCCCATCCACTCGCAAATCGTGTACCAAAAACCAGTATCGAGGTCGCGAAGTAACCAGCTGTTTTTATTGCGGAAAAATTTCAGCAATTCAAGGTGAGATGAAAAGAGGCTGATGCAGGGTGAAACAGTGTATCAGGCTGGAACAGGCGGAAAAAGAAGCCCCTAATGAACGCGTTATCCTTTGACCATCGGCAGGCCGTATTTCTTTGCCTTGCGATAGATGGTGGCGCGGCCGATGCCCAGTTTTTTCGCAGTGGCGGAGATGTTGCCTTCGCATTCCAGCAGCGCCTGGCGAAGCGCCTCCTCTTCCAGTTTTTCAATCCAACTGGCCAGGGTGTTGTCGGATTCATAGATGCGTTTTTCGCCCAGCGAGCGGACCGCTGCGGGGAGGTCTTTGGCCAGGATCTCATTGCCGGCCGCCAGCACCACCGCCCGTTCCATGGCGTTTTCCAGTTCACGTACATTGCCGGGCCAATTGTACGCCATCATCAAATCGAGCGCATCGGGGGAGATGCCCTCAATCTGTTTTCCCTCATGTTGGTTGAATTTGTTCAAAAAGTGCGCAGCCAGCAGTGGGATGTCTTCACGCCGTTCCCGCAACGGCGGCAGCTTGATCGGAAAAACAGAGATGCGATAATAGAGATCTTCGCGGAATTCGGATTTCTTCATCTCTTCTTCGAGATCTTTGTTGGTGGCCGAGATCACGCGCACATCCACTTTGATCAGTTCGTTGCCGCCGACCCGTTCAAACTCGCGTTCCTGTAGAATACGCAACACTTTGGATTGCGTGGCCGGCGTCATCAGGCCAATCTCGTCGAGAAAAATGGTGCCCGTGTTCGCCATCTCGAATTTGCCGATGCGCCGTCCGGCCGCTCCGGTGAAGGATCCTTTTTCATGACCGAACAACTCACTCTCCAGCAACGACTCCGGCAGCGCCGAACAGTTGACCGCCACAAACGGTTTATTGGCGCGCGCTTTGGAGTGAAAATGAATGGCCCGGGCGATCAGCTCTTTGCCGGTGCCGCTTTCACCCTGGATCAGGACCGTGACGTTGCTGTTGATTACTTTTTCAACGGCCTTGAATACATCCTGCATCACTCCGCTCTGGCCGATGATGTTGTCGAACGTGTATTTGTTCTTCAACTCGGAGCGCAGCTCATCGACCTCTTTTTTCAAAGAGCTGTTCAGCAGCGCATTCTGTACCGTGACCAGAAGCCGGTCGCGGGCAAAAGGTTTGGTGATGAAATCATACGCGCCCAATTTCATGCTGGTGACGGCGCGTTCGATCGTGCCGTGCGCCGTCATCATGATCACCGGAATGCGCGGGTCTTCCTGCTTGATTTTTTGCAGAGTTTCGATGCCGTCGATGCCAGGCATTTGAATATCCATGAGAATCAGATCCGGCGCCGATTCTTGAATGCTCTTCAGACAAGCCTCGCCATTGAGCGCAGTCTGTATTTCATATTTTCGCTCTTTTCTCAGGCTGGCATCAATCATCTTGCAGATATTTTTGTCGTCATCGACGATGAGAATCGTGGATTTTTTTACGCGCTCTTCCAAAGCTGTACTCCCACTTTTGCCTGGGTTAGGATGCTGATATCACAAGGGTGCTTAAGAAATTCTACATAATTTTAGTAAAAATAGCAAGAGATTTTTTGTATTATCCTGATACAGTTTAATCCGGAACAACGGCAGGATTTAGCCCCGTTGGCCGGCAGCCAGCCGTTTGGCGTTCAGTGGAACGGCGAACAACGCTTCCAGCAGGCGATCCGCCTGCTGCGGCTGCTCCGGCATGATTTGAACGCGCAGACAGCGCCACGGCTGCTCGCTGGAAAGACGTCCCATGAGTTTAACCCAATCTTTTTCAGTGGTGATCAGCACGTCGGCCTGCTCCTGGCACCAGCGGTCCATCAGCCTCTCGAGGTCCTGGCCGGTGTAGGTATGATGATCCGGAAAAGGGATAAATGCACGGATCGTCCAATTGAGCTTAGCCAGCGTTCGTTGAAAAGAATCCGGATTCGCCAGACCGCAAAAGGCCACCACAGAAAACGGCGGCGGCGGCAGCGCACGGCTGTTGCCGGCAGGATCCAGCAGATCCTGCGGCTCGTAGGTTGCGCGGATCACCGGCGCCTGTGCGCTGAGCTGGCGCTCTCCGTCTTTTGCGCCATTCAGCCAAAAAAGGGCGCAGCGCTGCAGGCGGTGCGGGCTCTCCCGCAACGGTCCGGCGGGCAGCAAGAAGCCATTGCCGAGCGGCGCCTGGCGGCGAAAGGTGACGATATCCGCTTCGCGCGCGAGCCGGCGATGCTGAAGACCATCGTCCAGCAAAATAACGTCGGGATGCAAGCGCTGCTGCGCGAGCCGCCCGCTGCGCAGGCGGTCCGCATCGACGAGGATAGGTGTGCCAGGCAACCGCTGCGCCAACAGCAGCGGTTCGTCTCCAGTCCGATCGGCTGAATAATGATTCAATGTCCCCGTGTTCAAAATCACCGGTTCTTTTTCTTTTCTTCCATACCCCCGGCTCAACACGCACACGCGCAAACCACGGCGCTGCAGCCAATGCGCCAGGTAAAGGACGGTGGGGGTTTTTCCCGTACCGCCGACTGTGATGTTGCCGATGCTGTATACCGGGGTGTCTAATCGATGCTGCGGAAGAAGAGCCAGATCATACGCACGGTTGCGCAGGCAGGTGAGAGCGCTGTAGAGAATGGACAAAGGCCAGAGCAGAACCGCGGGCCATTTTTTTTCAAAAAAACGCATCCGCCTCCTGCTCCAGATGATCCAGGGCCGTCTGCGCGATTGTGCGCCAGTGTTCTATTTCTTGTTCATTCAGATCCGGCGGCACGGCAATGGGCTCGCCGTAGATCAGGCCCAGCCGGCTCAACGGCCGCCACAGAGTAAAGCGATCCCAGCTCTTCAGGTGGATGGGTTTCTGCGCCGCAAAAGTGATGGGCAGCAG
This window of the bacterium genome carries:
- a CDS encoding sigma-54-dependent Fis family transcriptional regulator, which gives rise to MIDASLRKERKYEIQTALNGEACLKSIQESAPDLILMDIQMPGIDGIETLQKIKQEDPRIPVIMMTAHGTIERAVTSMKLGAYDFITKPFARDRLLVTVQNALLNSSLKKEVDELRSELKNKYTFDNIIGQSGVMQDVFKAVEKVINSNVTVLIQGESGTGKELIARAIHFHSKARANKPFVAVNCSALPESLLESELFGHEKGSFTGAAGRRIGKFEMANTGTIFLDEIGLMTPATQSKVLRILQEREFERVGGNELIKVDVRVISATNKDLEEEMKKSEFREDLYYRISVFPIKLPPLRERREDIPLLAAHFLNKFNQHEGKQIEGISPDALDLMMAYNWPGNVRELENAMERAVVLAAGNEILAKDLPAAVRSLGEKRIYESDNTLASWIEKLEEEALRQALLECEGNISATAKKLGIGRATIYRKAKKYGLPMVKG
- the lpxK gene encoding tetraacyldisaccharide 4'-kinase produces the protein MRFFEKKWPAVLLWPLSILYSALTCLRNRAYDLALLPQHRLDTPVYSIGNITVGGTGKTPTVLYLAHWLQRRGLRVCVLSRGYGRKEKEPVILNTGTLNHYSADRTGDEPLLLAQRLPGTPILVDADRLRSGRLAQQRLHPDVILLDDGLQHRRLAREADIVTFRRQAPLGNGFLLPAGPLRESPHRLQRCALFWLNGAKDGERQLSAQAPVIRATYEPQDLLDPAGNSRALPPPPFSVVAFCGLANPDSFQRTLAKLNWTIRAFIPFPDHHTYTGQDLERLMDRWCQEQADVLITTEKDWVKLMGRLSSEQPWRCLRVQIMPEQPQQADRLLEALFAVPLNAKRLAAGQRG